The Filimonas lacunae genomic sequence AGCACTGCTCCATTAATATTAATTAATGGTATACCTGGTGGTTTTAACACGGTAGCGCCGGAAGATATTGCTTCTATTGATGTATTAAAAGACGCTTCTGCTGCGGCTATTTACGGTACCAGGGGCGCTAATGGTGTTATTTTAATTACCACTAAATCGGCAGGTAGCGAAGTGCCTACCACTGTTACCTATACAGGTTACGGATCGGTATCGTCATTTGCTAAAAAAGCCAAATTTTTAACGGCCGATAAAATGCGCAGCCTGAAGGCGCAAGGGGTTTCTATGAATATGACCGACCTGGGTAACTCGGTAAACTGGTTAGATTCTATTTCCCAAACAGGCAATATGCATAACCACAACCTGAGCCTGAAAGGCGGCAACCGCCGCTCCAGCTATGTAGCCAACGTCAACTACAATAAACAGAACGGTGTGTTTAAGAAAACGTTCAATGAAGAGTTGAAGGTGTCACTGGATTTATATCACTATATGTTTAACGACAGAGTGAAACTGAACATGAACGTGATAAGGGCTTATCAGAAAGTAAGCGCGGTGAATGCTTTGTTTGCAGGCATCGGCGCTATTGACAACCCTTACAGGCAGGCAGTGAACCACAATCCTACCGACACTGTTCGCAATGCAGATGGTAGCTGGCACGAATCTACAACGCCTATGCAGTACTATAACCCGCTGGCTTTAATTAATGAAACGAGGGGTGAAACTACTACCGACTGGACGCGTTTTGCTGGTAATATAGGTGTGAATATCCTGAAAGGATGGGATGTTAATTTATTGCTGAGCACACACAGAACTTCGGGCTATGGCGGCTATTACAAAACCTGGCAGCACTATACCACTACGCTGAATAATATGAATGGTGTGGCATCGTTAAGCACCAGCCGTAGTAAAACAGATAACCTGGAGTTTACTACCACTTACCGTAAAAACCTGGGTTTACACCAGTTTACTTTATTGGGTGGCTATAGCTATCAGTATTATGTTACCGATGGCTTTGGTGCGTATAACTATAATTTTCAGAATGATGTGTTTTCTTATAACAATATAGGTGCAGGGTTGGCCATTCAGGATAACCGGGCTTCTATGAACAGTTATAAGAACAGTAACAAGCTGGTAGGTTTTCTGGGGCGTCTTAACTACGCCTTTGACAACAGGTTTAACCTGATGGCCAGTTTAAGAAGAGAAGGCTCTTCCAAGTTTGGAGCAAACCATAAGTGGGGTAATTTCTCGTCTGTATCTGCCGGATGGACCATCAGCAATGAAGCCTTTATGAAAAATGTAAGAGGCATCAACCTGTTAAAACTAAGGGCGGGATGGGGTGTAACAGGTATTGCGCCTTCCAGTTCTTACCTGTCGCTGAGTACTTATGTTTATAGCGGTTTATACCAGAATGGCGATGATCTTATTTACACGTTGAAGCCAGGTAGCAACCCTAACCCCGATTTACGTTGGGAAAAGTCAACCGAATTGAACATTGGTTTGGATTTCTCCCTGTTAAACGACAGGTTAAGTGGTAGTGTGGATGTGTACGATAAACAAACAAAAGATTTGTTATGGGAGTATCCTGTACCTACACCGCCTAACTTTTATAGCACCACCATTGCGAATGTGGGCAAAATCAGTAACAAGGGAGTTGAGATACTGTTAAATGCAGTGCCGGTAAAAACAAAGAATTTCAGATGGAATGCGTCACTTACCGTATCGCACAATACGAACAAGCTGTTGAGCCTTTCTAACGATTTGTATAAGATCGATAAAGACAGGTTGGATTATGGTGCTATTACCGAACCTATTTCTATGAATTCACATAGAATAGATGTAGGCAAATCGCTGGGTAATTTTTATGGATTTAAAGCGGTGGATGTTACCGACGACGGCTATTGGATTGTAGAAGCGGCAGATGGTAAGCGTAAAAAACTGGAAACTACCATGTATACCCAGGATGAGTATAAGCAATACCTGGGCAATGGCTTACCTAAGTTTACAGGCGGATTCTCCAACACCTTTACCTATAAGCGTTTTGATTTAGGCGTAGTGTTGACTGGTGCTTTTGGATACAAAATTCTGAACGGTCAAAGAATGTTCTACGAAAACCCTACCATACAATATAACGTGCTCGAAAGTGCTTACGATAAGGTGTTTGGTAAAGCGGTGCTGAAAAACCCACAGGCATTTGTAAGCTACTATCTCGAAAATGGCAACTATGTAAAAGTGGATAATATCACTTTCGGTTATTCACCTAAGCTGGTGCCTAATAAATACATCAAATCATTGAGAATGTATGCGAGTGGCTCTAACCTGGGATATTTTACCAGCTACAAGGGAATTGATCCGGAAATTGCCCGTCCCGATCCTAAAACAGCAGGTATCGACGACCGGAATAAATATCCAACTATCAAAACCTTTACAGTGGGTGTAATTGCAACTTTTTAAACTTACTACAATGAGAATGCTTACTATAAAAAAATGTTTTCTGCTAGTAGCTTTAAGCATGAGCGCTGGTATTTCATGTACCAAGCTGGATGAAGAGGTGTATGACAAATTATTGGTAACAGATGTAAAGTTTACCGCTAAAGATGTGGTGCCTATTATGGCCCCGGCCTATTCTGCTTTTCGTGACATCTTTTTTGGATGGGATGGCGTGTTTGATGCATCGGAAGATGTATCTGACCTGGCAGTAACACCCAATCGTATAGGTATAGGATGGGGGGATTATTATATCACCCTGCACCAGCATACCTGGAACTCGGCTACCAGTGATGTGGAAGCTATCTGGAGCTATGTATATACGGCTATCTCCACCACTAATAAGGCGATTTACGACCTGGAGCAAATTGAAAACCTCACCGATAAACAAAAATATATTAATGAACTAAGGGCTTTGCGTGCCACCTATTATTATATTCTGCTGGATTATTATCGCAATGTGCCTATTGTTACTGATTACGATTTGCCTGCGGGATTTCTGCCGGAGCAAAGTACAGGACAGCAGGTGTATGATTTTATTATGAAGGAGCTTACGGAGTCGGTGAACGATTTAAGCGAAATTAATGATGGAACTACTTATGGCCGTATGACCAAGTGGGCGGCTAAAATGACGCTGGCAAAAATGTATTTGAATTCAGGTGTTTTTATTGGTGTAAACAAGTGGGATGAAGCGTTGGCGCAGGTAAATGATATTATCAACAGTGAAAAATTTCAGCTGGCCGATAACTATAAAGATCCTTTCTTGAATGACAATGCCGAATCTGTAGAAGAGATCTTGTCTATTCCTTACGACGAGGTGAAGGCTGGTGGTAGTTATTATCCTTATAAAACACTGCATCCTGCCAGCCAGGCTACTTTTAAAATGACTGGTGCGCCATGGGGCGGTACCGGCATGATTCCGCAGTTTATAAATACTTATGACCCTGCTGATAAAAGGTTAGGTATTTACCTGGGAGGTCCGCAGGTTGATGCTAATAACAAACCTATTATTGTAGATGGCGCACAGCTGAATTATACCAATTATATGGGATCGGTGAATGCAGCTATGCCTACAGAAGGTTATCGCATGGTAAAGTATGAGATAAGAAAAGGGTTGAATGGCAACCAAGGTAACGATGCGCCGTTTTACCGATATACCGATGCGCTGATGATAAAAGCAGAGTGTTTGTTGAGGAAGGGAGATGCAGATGGCGCGGCTGCCATTGTTACACAAATACGCGGCAGAGACTTTAATGATGCTACCAAAGCTGAGGTAACCGGTGCACAGTTGGCAGGTGGCAGCACCTATCAATATGGTACTTATGAAAACGGATCTATCACCAGGCTGGAAGGTGGTGCTGATATACAATATGGCCGCTTTTTAGATGAGCTGGCCTGGGAATTTATAGGCGAAGCGCGCCGCAGGCAGGATTTAATCCGGTTTGGTGTGTTTACTACCAAGTCGTGGTTAAGCCACACGCCACAGGATGCGCATGTGAAAATATTCCCGATTCCTTTTTCTGCAAGGAACACGAATAGCAAGCTGCAACAGAACCCAGGCTACTAGTTAGGTTATTCTATAAAGCAAAGGCCCGAACAGTTTTTTGTCCGGGCCTTTGCGTTTACAATTTGTTAATCTTGAGATAATATTAGCCCTTGTAGTTTTGTCATTGGAATGGGTTGCTTGACCGATTGAAATGGTACAGAAAGTGCTTTCTTTTAATCCGGTAATTGAAACTAAAATGCACAATGGAAATAGTAGAGGCTGTAAAGAATGGTGACCCCAACGCATTTTCCATGGTTTTTGAACAGTTTCATGAAAAAGTGTTTGGCTTTTTTATGAACCGCATGCAAGGCAACAGGGAAGAAGCCAAAGAACTTACACAACTTACCTATATTAAATTATGGCAGTCGCGCCATACGCTGTCTTTGTCGTACACAATAGACAGGCAATTGTTTGTGATGGCCAAACATACGCTGGTAGATTATATCCGCCGCGAAGCAAGGGCCGAAAAAAGTAAAGACGTAGTAGCCGCCACTTACACGCCCCAACAGGCGGTTACCGAATTCAGTAATTCCTTTTTTGAAGGCAAAGACTATGTAATAGCCCGCCTGAAACAACTGCCACCTACACGTAAAAAAATATTGCAGCTGAAAATGCTGAATGGTTATTCCAACAAAGAAATAGCCGGCCTGCTGTCTATTTCGGTAAAAACAGTGGAAGATCATGTAACCAAAGGCCTGCACGAATTAAGAGCTACTACTACACTATCAGTACCCTTTTTGCTGTTTTTTCTGCTGGACAGCATGCCATAACAGAGGGCTATGTTACCAAATTGTTTCCTGCCGGGGTAATTACAACATACAAGCGTACTATTTATATACCACATTATTCACACAGAGGGAAT encodes the following:
- a CDS encoding RagB/SusD family nutrient uptake outer membrane protein; this translates as MRMLTIKKCFLLVALSMSAGISCTKLDEEVYDKLLVTDVKFTAKDVVPIMAPAYSAFRDIFFGWDGVFDASEDVSDLAVTPNRIGIGWGDYYITLHQHTWNSATSDVEAIWSYVYTAISTTNKAIYDLEQIENLTDKQKYINELRALRATYYYILLDYYRNVPIVTDYDLPAGFLPEQSTGQQVYDFIMKELTESVNDLSEINDGTTYGRMTKWAAKMTLAKMYLNSGVFIGVNKWDEALAQVNDIINSEKFQLADNYKDPFLNDNAESVEEILSIPYDEVKAGGSYYPYKTLHPASQATFKMTGAPWGGTGMIPQFINTYDPADKRLGIYLGGPQVDANNKPIIVDGAQLNYTNYMGSVNAAMPTEGYRMVKYEIRKGLNGNQGNDAPFYRYTDALMIKAECLLRKGDADGAAAIVTQIRGRDFNDATKAEVTGAQLAGGSTYQYGTYENGSITRLEGGADIQYGRFLDELAWEFIGEARRRQDLIRFGVFTTKSWLSHTPQDAHVKIFPIPFSARNTNSKLQQNPGY
- a CDS encoding RNA polymerase sigma factor — translated: MEIVEAVKNGDPNAFSMVFEQFHEKVFGFFMNRMQGNREEAKELTQLTYIKLWQSRHTLSLSYTIDRQLFVMAKHTLVDYIRREARAEKSKDVVAATYTPQQAVTEFSNSFFEGKDYVIARLKQLPPTRKKILQLKMLNGYSNKEIAGLLSISVKTVEDHVTKGLHELRATTTLSVPFLLFFLLDSMP
- a CDS encoding SusC/RagA family TonB-linked outer membrane protein, which gives rise to MRKYKWNLLVFALLCALSLCSGQLLAQKPVSGIVKDKNSVPLRGVSVFIKGKTNGVVTNDSGRYTITVMPGDNTLVFSATGFKTVETSVEALAEAGVVLNDDYAKLDEVVVVGYGTQKRREVTGAVATIKAENFTAGAIRDVSEAIRGKVAGLNITTGSGNPSDGSEINLRGFASLQGSTAPLILINGIPGGFNTVAPEDIASIDVLKDASAAAIYGTRGANGVILITTKSAGSEVPTTVTYTGYGSVSSFAKKAKFLTADKMRSLKAQGVSMNMTDLGNSVNWLDSISQTGNMHNHNLSLKGGNRRSSYVANVNYNKQNGVFKKTFNEELKVSLDLYHYMFNDRVKLNMNVIRAYQKVSAVNALFAGIGAIDNPYRQAVNHNPTDTVRNADGSWHESTTPMQYYNPLALINETRGETTTDWTRFAGNIGVNILKGWDVNLLLSTHRTSGYGGYYKTWQHYTTTLNNMNGVASLSTSRSKTDNLEFTTTYRKNLGLHQFTLLGGYSYQYYVTDGFGAYNYNFQNDVFSYNNIGAGLAIQDNRASMNSYKNSNKLVGFLGRLNYAFDNRFNLMASLRREGSSKFGANHKWGNFSSVSAGWTISNEAFMKNVRGINLLKLRAGWGVTGIAPSSSYLSLSTYVYSGLYQNGDDLIYTLKPGSNPNPDLRWEKSTELNIGLDFSLLNDRLSGSVDVYDKQTKDLLWEYPVPTPPNFYSTTIANVGKISNKGVEILLNAVPVKTKNFRWNASLTVSHNTNKLLSLSNDLYKIDKDRLDYGAITEPISMNSHRIDVGKSLGNFYGFKAVDVTDDGYWIVEAADGKRKKLETTMYTQDEYKQYLGNGLPKFTGGFSNTFTYKRFDLGVVLTGAFGYKILNGQRMFYENPTIQYNVLESAYDKVFGKAVLKNPQAFVSYYLENGNYVKVDNITFGYSPKLVPNKYIKSLRMYASGSNLGYFTSYKGIDPEIARPDPKTAGIDDRNKYPTIKTFTVGVIATF